Part of the Spinacia oleracea cultivar Varoflay chromosome 5, BTI_SOV_V1, whole genome shotgun sequence genome, ACGGAGTTGGATATTTAGTGGttaaatattactccgtatattagaGTCTACGAAATATTGAGTATGCGGAGATAATATAAGTTTCAAAGAAGAGAAATTCAAGCCAAAGATATGCAGTTATGCACTTATGCCCCTAACTCAAGCATGGGCCTGTAAGTgcataaaattaatttcaaataaGGCCAATTCAATAGGCTTGGCTTCAAAACCAATTCCTATACAACGCGCGGATGGTGCAGGggcctgcacgtagatctacgtgcacctgcaccaaaacgcaaaaacattaaaagaaaacgaaaaagaacataacaaactaaacagaaagaacataataaagtaaacgaaaagaacattaactaaaacctgaaaagaacactaatgctaaaaaactaaagaaaatatacaaaaatgaaaataacatattctctctcctgataaactataaaaagaacaattatttttcaaaaagaacatcgtgtgaaaaatacaacagaaaaacaaaaaaaaatattatcgataatgttattaaatattaaaaaacataaataagttaaaaagaacacaaaataattaaaaaaagaacaacaacttttttacaaaacagaagaaaaaagaacaaaacacatggaaaagaacaacattttctttttccttatcaaacaaaagaacagaatgaaagggacgaaaagaacaacaaatctatgttcttttattagttgtatttgttcttttcaaaccacttagtgttctaattaaaaagacgaaaacgacgatattttgatgcacttaaaactagatctatatttttatttaaatgtatttttgttcttatcccACGCATCAgaactatgttcttttattaagtgttatttgttctattcaaacgattttatgttctaattaaaaagacgaaacgaagattttttgatgcacttaaaactaaatctatattttttaaaaagtattttttgttcttttaccacaaatcggactatgttcttttttaagtgttatttgttcttttcaaaccattatatgttcttttttaacaatctatgtacgttgatataaaagaacaaactatgttgatgacacagtaaaagtaaagttgtgaaaagaacataacaacttgaaaaagaacattagaggaaAGAACAAGGAAACATACCTTAATCACTTGATCAACATGTATCAGGAACatcaatatcttttaataaatcttaaaaaactgatctcaatcctcggaaaatatcacgctctccagagattctcttgcttcgaaaactaaccaaattaaactagtgttttttcttaattcactcattttcaacaaacaagaaacattcagaaggaattttagagagagaataaggagaaaatatttttttactcTATCACTCACCATCTAActctttctctttcaaaaaatctctcttatgttgagagaatataaatcatcttctctttctctctctaaaatgtatttataaaatgactaatggttatgactcataagtacaattattatatatagttgctgaaaaatagaaaatgaacaaataggaagtagaatcaaataattgaagaacaaagaaggagaaaggaaaaattgttaaagagtgcataatgataactgtgcacgtgtttttattttgttattttaacagagtattataaaaagaacaaatgaaaagactaaaagaacaaatatagagactaaaaggaacaagtcaagtactttgtcccacaataacatatgattcggaatcatcattttcatcattctgttatgaattatcaagcacattattcttaatatctgaaaaaaataataggttaACATCTCTAACCTTTAAAATACTCACATTTGCAACACTATGCTTATCAATAGTGTTTTGAGTCACAAATTCATGAAATTCACTATTCCTAAGGAAATGTTTTGCATTCCTTCCCTTTGCAAGCTATATCATACTTCTTCAATCAACTAAGGTTCAAACCTTGTAAGCAACAAATTTCCacatttttttttcactttctctcttttctgttTTCTGATTCATAAGTGATAAATATTATATAAGGGAAAAGCTTTCCCCCAATATTATTGATGAACAAGAGTATTTATACACCCACAATTTCCAAGCAGGGCGTACGAAACAACTAGGATAAGAAAATCAAAGAGTTTCCTAAACCCACTAACCTTCCTAATACTTTCTAACTTACGTAACAACTACAACATTAAtacttttaatactttgtaacttACATAACAGCTAGAACATTATtactttcttaattaattaggtATAACATTTAATTTTCGTAACACCCtccctcaagttggagcatgTGTGGGGATTAAAAATGCCCAACttggaaaaaagaaaatcaaattgtTGCTTCCCAAGAGCTTTAGTAAACATGTCAGCGAGCTGTGAGGAAGTGGATACATAAGATGGTTCAATTACACCATCTACTATAGCATCACGAACAAAATGACAATCAACCTCAATGTGCTTTGTGCGCTCATGAAAAATCGGATTCTTAGCCATGTGCAAAGCGGACTAACTGTCACAAAATAATGGAATAACTTTAGGATGATGAACTCCTAAACTCAACAACAATCcctttaaccattttaattCACATGTAATCGCGGCCATGGAGCGATATTCTGCCTCTGCGGAAGAGCGAGAAACAGTGTGTTGGTTTTTTTTGTCTTCCATGAAATAGGCGAATGACCTAAAAACACAAACCAACCTGTTAAAGAACGACGAGTGATGGGACACACTGCCCAATCTGAGTCGCACCATCCTTGCAAAGTTAAATTACTGTCAGCACGTAATAGGATACCCTGCCCTGGTGTACCCTTCAAGTACCGAACAACTCTCAATGTTGCATCCCAATGGTCAACTCGAGGCTCCTGCATGAATTGTGATAAGATATAGACCGAATAAGCAAGGTCCGGAAGAGTCACAACTAAATAGACCAGGCGGCCTACAAGCCGGCGGTAAGCCTCAGGCTCCTTCATTAACGACCCATCAGCTAGGCCAAGACGATGATTTTGTTCAATGGTAAAGCCGCAAAACCTGCTTCCGAAATAATATCAAGAGTATACTTCCGTTGACACAAAAATAATCCTGAATCACTCCTCGCAACCTCAATGCATACATAACCAAAACGCATAGGCAATTCTGAAGAAACCTTTCAGAATTCACAAACCATAAAACACAAATAGAGAAGAAGATAAGGGGATTGGGAAGGAGAGGGAGAGATGGAAAGGAATGAAATTATAGTTTGGTATATATTCGTTGGAATCCCTGAAAACAGATATATTGAAACTCCTTTGGGAACAAATTAAGGAAGTGTATAATCTCATCTCACTGTGATATGATCTAAAAATTAGGGGGGGGTATAGGGATACCAGTTTAAGTTAGGATAAGAGCTTTTAGTATGCTATTATTTATCCAAAAACAATTATTTCTCAAGCAATTAAAAAGAACCTTTAAAACTTGTCAACCCACACAAGACATAAGAAAGGGAAGATACTTTGAACTTCGATTCTGTGATGGAATTGGCATACCGACACAATGCCTTTTTAACACGTTCtctaaaaattctaaaaaaatatttagaatatacaaGATCTGCCCTCTAACCTATTCTCGAACTTATACTTTCAATTTACttctaaaatttaattttgtgatATACTTACCAACTGGTGAAGCATGTCTATTGTCAGGTTGATCAAAACGACTTCAAAGATGTGCTCGAAACACTAGGCACGTTCTACTTCCTAATCAAAATTAACCTAGCGACGACTCTTTCTAGGAACATTGTTCTGCAATTGCGCCTCAAGACATTTGTTCATGAAGAAGCAGAAGAGCATTTTGGAACGTCAGTAAACCTTTTCATTTGTTTAGTATACCACGAACTAATTGTTGTGTATAAA contains:
- the LOC130462056 gene encoding uncharacterized mitochondrial protein AtMg00240-like, which gives rise to MKEPEAYRRLVGRLVYLVVTLPDLAYSVYILSQFMQEPRVDHWDATLRVVRYLKGTPGQGILLRADSNLTLQGWCDSDWAVCPITRRSLTEAEYRSMAAITCELKWLKGLLLSLGVHHPKVIPLFCDS